In a genomic window of Magnolia sinica isolate HGM2019 chromosome 14, MsV1, whole genome shotgun sequence:
- the LOC131226318 gene encoding salutaridine reductase-like isoform X2, with the protein MDGVDLMKVPLQWLYERELISAMYQARLQDKRRAVDFHRKTRTPAFKSLVSSPFNILGLHFRDGRRNHVPPNFEKVNNAGVSGVIVDCEALRALKLGAGEVVGEKSELVKGVMQQTYEKAEECLKTNYYGCKAVIEALLPLLQLSSSARIVNVSSNMGQLKFISNPRAREYLDGVDVPTEEKVEEVLQWFLKDFKEDLLGPNGWPTMLSAYSVSKAALNAYTRILAKKYPGFCINCVNPGFVKTDINCNTGILTVEDGAKAPVMLALLPDSGPSGLFFDQMELSTFA; encoded by the exons atggacggcgtggatctcatgaaagttccactcCAGTGGCTGTATGAGCGCGAGTTGATTAGCGCGATGTACCAAGCGCGGCTCCAAGACAAAAGGCGTGCCGTAGATTTCCACAGAAAAACAAGAACACCAGCATTCAAGTCCTTAGTTTCATCACCGTTCAACATATTGGGCCTTCACTTCAGAGATGGCAGAAGAAACCATGTCCCGCCCAATTTCGAAAAG GTGAACAATGCAGGAGTTAGTGGAGTTATAGTAGACTGTGAGGCTCTAAGGGCCTTGAAACTTGGGGCTGGTGAG GTAGTAGGCGAGAAATCCGAGTTAGTGAAGGGAGTGATGCAGCAGACATATGAGAAAGCAGAAGAATGTCTGAAAACAAACTATTATGGCTGCAAAGCAGTAATTGAAGCGCTTCTCCCTCTTCTTCAGCTATCCAGTTCAGCAAGGATAGTGAATGTGTCCTCCAACATGGGGCAGCTAAAG TTCATCTCCAATCCAAGGGCCAGAGAATATCtagatggtgttgatgttccaaCAGAGGAGAAAGTGGAAGAGGTGTTGCAATGGTTTCTAAAGGATTTCAAGGAGGATCTCTTGGGCCCCAatgggtggcccaccatgttatctGCATATTCAGTCTCCAAAGCTGCTCTCAATGCCTATACAAGGATTCTAGCCAAGAAATATCCAGGATTCTGCATAAACTGTGTGAATCCTGGCTTTGTCAAGACAGATATTAACTGTAACACTGGGATCTTGACCGTTGAAGATGGTGCTAAAGCTCCTGTAATGTTGGCATTGCTGCCTGATAGTGGACCATCTGGACTCTTCTTTGATCAGATGGAATTATCCACCTTTGCTTGA
- the LOC131226318 gene encoding salutaridine reductase-like isoform X1 yields the protein MAEETMSRPISKRLAVITGANKGIGLEISRQLASNRIMVILTARDEKNGLEAVAKLKESGISDVVFHQLDVKDSISIASLADFIKTQFGKLDILVNNAGVSGVIVDCEALRALKLGAGEVVGEKSELVKGVMQQTYEKAEECLKTNYYGCKAVIEALLPLLQLSSSARIVNVSSNMGQLKFISNPRAREYLDGVDVPTEEKVEEVLQWFLKDFKEDLLGPNGWPTMLSAYSVSKAALNAYTRILAKKYPGFCINCVNPGFVKTDINCNTGILTVEDGAKAPVMLALLPDSGPSGLFFDQMELSTFA from the exons ATGGCAGAAGAAACCATGTCCCGCCCAATTTCGAAAAG GTTGGCAGTTATTACAGGTGCAAACAAGGGAATTGGATTGGAGATCAGTAGACAGCTGGCTTCTAATAGGATCATGGTCATACTAACAGCTAGAGATGAGAAGAATGGTCTTGAGGCTGTTGCAAAGCTAAAGGAATCTGGGATTTCTGATGTGGTTTTTCATCAGTTGGATGTGAAGGATTCAATAAGCATTGCTTCATTAGCAGATTTCATTAAAACCCAATTTGGGAAACTTGACATCTTG GTGAACAATGCAGGAGTTAGTGGAGTTATAGTAGACTGTGAGGCTCTAAGGGCCTTGAAACTTGGGGCTGGTGAG GTAGTAGGCGAGAAATCCGAGTTAGTGAAGGGAGTGATGCAGCAGACATATGAGAAAGCAGAAGAATGTCTGAAAACAAACTATTATGGCTGCAAAGCAGTAATTGAAGCGCTTCTCCCTCTTCTTCAGCTATCCAGTTCAGCAAGGATAGTGAATGTGTCCTCCAACATGGGGCAGCTAAAG TTCATCTCCAATCCAAGGGCCAGAGAATATCtagatggtgttgatgttccaaCAGAGGAGAAAGTGGAAGAGGTGTTGCAATGGTTTCTAAAGGATTTCAAGGAGGATCTCTTGGGCCCCAatgggtggcccaccatgttatctGCATATTCAGTCTCCAAAGCTGCTCTCAATGCCTATACAAGGATTCTAGCCAAGAAATATCCAGGATTCTGCATAAACTGTGTGAATCCTGGCTTTGTCAAGACAGATATTAACTGTAACACTGGGATCTTGACCGTTGAAGATGGTGCTAAAGCTCCTGTAATGTTGGCATTGCTGCCTGATAGTGGACCATCTGGACTCTTCTTTGATCAGATGGAATTATCCACCTTTGCTTGA
- the LOC131226318 gene encoding salutaridine reductase-like isoform X3 has product MAEETMSRPISKRLAVITGANKGIGLEISRQLASNRIMVILTARDEKNGLEAVAKLKESGISDVVFHQLDVKDSISIASLADFIKTQFGKLDILVVGEKSELVKGVMQQTYEKAEECLKTNYYGCKAVIEALLPLLQLSSSARIVNVSSNMGQLKFISNPRAREYLDGVDVPTEEKVEEVLQWFLKDFKEDLLGPNGWPTMLSAYSVSKAALNAYTRILAKKYPGFCINCVNPGFVKTDINCNTGILTVEDGAKAPVMLALLPDSGPSGLFFDQMELSTFA; this is encoded by the exons ATGGCAGAAGAAACCATGTCCCGCCCAATTTCGAAAAG GTTGGCAGTTATTACAGGTGCAAACAAGGGAATTGGATTGGAGATCAGTAGACAGCTGGCTTCTAATAGGATCATGGTCATACTAACAGCTAGAGATGAGAAGAATGGTCTTGAGGCTGTTGCAAAGCTAAAGGAATCTGGGATTTCTGATGTGGTTTTTCATCAGTTGGATGTGAAGGATTCAATAAGCATTGCTTCATTAGCAGATTTCATTAAAACCCAATTTGGGAAACTTGACATCTTG GTAGTAGGCGAGAAATCCGAGTTAGTGAAGGGAGTGATGCAGCAGACATATGAGAAAGCAGAAGAATGTCTGAAAACAAACTATTATGGCTGCAAAGCAGTAATTGAAGCGCTTCTCCCTCTTCTTCAGCTATCCAGTTCAGCAAGGATAGTGAATGTGTCCTCCAACATGGGGCAGCTAAAG TTCATCTCCAATCCAAGGGCCAGAGAATATCtagatggtgttgatgttccaaCAGAGGAGAAAGTGGAAGAGGTGTTGCAATGGTTTCTAAAGGATTTCAAGGAGGATCTCTTGGGCCCCAatgggtggcccaccatgttatctGCATATTCAGTCTCCAAAGCTGCTCTCAATGCCTATACAAGGATTCTAGCCAAGAAATATCCAGGATTCTGCATAAACTGTGTGAATCCTGGCTTTGTCAAGACAGATATTAACTGTAACACTGGGATCTTGACCGTTGAAGATGGTGCTAAAGCTCCTGTAATGTTGGCATTGCTGCCTGATAGTGGACCATCTGGACTCTTCTTTGATCAGATGGAATTATCCACCTTTGCTTGA